In a single window of the Harpia harpyja isolate bHarHar1 chromosome 3, bHarHar1 primary haplotype, whole genome shotgun sequence genome:
- the AP5M1 gene encoding AP-5 complex subunit mu-1, which yields MALRALWLLRHDPGAGGAVLFSRRYPTVEIRAETFNGSTHVPVPSDSAFLKALLFELRLIDDHIFVEHRDTCTRINHSSVYSVRTEGGDLWPVLAFQKSGLIYACLPLVEETLEPRPPLLTVSGLSQGLALLLGIVDYISPSRKNEAEMNAKIGQLRNLLIQACPLGTPLNTNIRSLNSSFDDIQEMPTDENQPAWRSNTYKGKPQVNVCITEKVKCMQYDKRDVMDTWQVYGAVNCKCDIEGSAPNVTLTLNLPTNGPPLQDIVVHHCVTSVDPAMLMSSSAEPLDDSVYNGPYKFPFIPPSVSFNLCYYTSQVPVPPILGCYQLIEEGSQLKITVNLKLHESVKNSFEYCEAHIPFFNRGPITQLEYKVSYGQLDLSREKSLLVWVIGQKFPKSLEVSLTGNVSFGTAGKEHPTDYVCSGNTAYVKLCFRIPDFTLTGCYVDQHSIQIFVPGKPKITASRELISSNYYIWNSKAPAPMVYKTLFD from the exons ACGTTACCCCACCGTTGAAATACGCGCCGAGACCTTCAATGGGTCAACACATGTGCCTGTACCGTCTGACAGCGCTTTTCTTAAAGCCTTGCTTTTTGAACTGAGACTCATAGATGACCATATTTTTGTGGAGCATCGAGATACTTGTACTCGCATCAATCATTCATCGGTATATTCAGTTCGCACCGAAGGAGGGGATCTCTGGCCCGTGCTTGCTTTTCAGAAGAGTGGTCTGATATATGCATGTCTTCCACTAGTTGAGGAGACCCTGGAGCCACGGCCACCCCTCCTCACCGTTAGTGGGCTCTCGCAAGGACTGGCTCTTTTGTTAGGCATTGTGGACTACATCTCTCCAAGTCGGAAAAACGAAGCTGAGATGAATGCGAAAATAGGCCAGCTTCGAAATTTGCTTATACAGGCCTGTCCACTTGGCACCCCCTTAAACACAAACATACGCAGCTTAAACAGCTCGTTTGATGACATTCAGGAAATGCCTACAGATGAGAATCAACCAGCTTGGAGATCCAACACATATAAAGGCAAACCTCAGGTTAATGTCTGTATCACTGAAAAAGTCAAGTGTATGCAGTATGACAAAAGAGATGTTATGGACACGTGGCAAGTTTATGGAGCTGTTAACTGCAAG TGTGACATAGAGGGATCTGCACCAAACGTAACCCTCACTTTGAATCTCCCGACTAATGGTCCTCCGCTCCAAGATATCGTGGTCCATCATTGTGTGACTTCCGTTGACCCTGCCATGCTGATGTCCAGTAGTGCCGAGCCACTGGATGATTCTGTGTATAACGGACCTTACaaatttcctttcattcctcCTTCAGTTTCATTCAACTTGTGTTACTACACTTCCCAG GTTCCTGTCCCACCAATTTTGGGATGTTATCAACTCATTGAAGAGGGATCACAGTTAAAAATAACAGTCAATTTAAAGCTCCATGAGAGCGTGAAGAATTCTTTTGAGTACTGTGAAGCTCATATACCTTTCTTCAACAG GGGCCCGATCACTCAATTAGAGTACAAAGTTAGTTATGGCCAACTGGATCTGTCACGAGAGAAGAGCCTACTGGTTTGGGTCATCG GACAGAAGTTCCCTAAATCTTTGGAAGTTTCTCTGACTGGAAACGTGTCTTTTGGCACCGCAGGCAAAGAGCACCCAACTGATTATGTTTGCTCTGGGAACACTGCTTATGTAAAA CTGTGTTTTAGGATCCCAGACTTTACACTTACTGGATGTTACGTAGACCAGCATTCTATTCAGATCTTTGTACCAGGAAAACCCAAAATTACTGCAT cccGGGAACTGATTTCTTCCAATTACTACATCTGGAATTCCAAAGCACCAGCACCCATGGTGTACAAAACCTTATTTGACTGA